Genomic segment of Chitinophaga varians:
GTACAGCTTTACTAACATGGAAAGGGAGAGGTACTCTGATCCGGCAGACCCCACCAGTTTTTTCAACACACGTGGCGGCTACTATTCCCTGGCTCCCGGCAATACCAATAATATTATCACCACAGAGATGTTGCAGGTTGATAAATCCTTCAACCGGCATCATATTTCCGGCCTGGCTGCATTTGAGTTTAACCAGGTGATTGTTAAAAACGACAACGCTTCCGTAAACGGGCTGAAGCCCGGTATACGCGCTATCAGTGCGGGAGACCCTGCTACCTTGACGTTCGTCAATACCATTAGTGAAACAGCTTACCTGTCTCTTTTTTCCGAATTAAACTATAGCTATGACGGAAAATATTTCGCCACGGCCAGCTTCAGAAGGGATGGCTCATCCAAGTTCGGACAAAACAACAAGTATGGCAATTTCTATGCTTTCAGCGGCGCATGGCAATTAAATAAAGAGAACTTCCTGCGTAGCGCAAAAAATATCGACCTGCTGAAGCTCCGCCTCAGCTATGGTGTTTCGGGGAATGATCTGCCACTGGGGGCCTATCAGTATCTCACTCTGTACCGTTATATAACCGGCACCGATATATATGACCGTCAGAGCGGCACCCTGCAAAACTCACAAGGAAATCCTGATCTGCATTGGGAAATGCAGTACACCACCAATATCGGCATTGATGCGGGTTTCCGGGACAGGGTAACCGTTTCAGTGGACCTGTATAACAAACTGAATAAAGGGCTGCTGCTGAGTGTTACACCACCGGCTACCAGTGGCGGTAATACCTATTACCGTAACATTGGCCGCATCCGCAACCGAGGCGTAGAAGTAACGATGAACACCCGGCAGTTTAAGAACACAGCCGTGAAATGGTCCACAGACCTGACTTTTGCGTACAATACCAACAAGGTGCTGGGATTGCAGTCAGGCGCCAGTTTGCTGTACAGAGGTCAATATAGCGGTACCGCAGACATAGTGGGCAGTCCGATGGGAAGTTACTACATGCCGGTATTTGCTGGTGTAGACCCTAACACAGGGGCGTCCCGCTTTGAAATGCTGGAAAAAGACGCCAGCGGCAACTTTACCGGAAAAGTAAACTACACCAACAATCCCGGTGAAGCCACACTGCAGGTATTGGGTAACAGCAATCCCAAATACATTGCCGGTATGTCGAATAATCTCACCTATAAAAATTTTAACCTGAGCGTGATGCTGAGTTATTTTGGTGGCCTTAAAATGCTGAACCGTACCCGTGCTAACCTTGACCTGGACGGTGCAGACGTTCAAAGCAACAACGCCGCTCCTGCGGCGGGGCAGGTAAGATGGCAACATCCCGGTGACATCGCTGATCTGCCGAGGGCCGGCAACAAGGTCGATGATTATTTCCCTACATCCAGATATGTGGAAGATGGCAGCTTTCTGCGGTTGAAAAATGTGAGGTTGGGTTATGCATTCACTGAGAAGGTGGCGAAGAAGCTGAGCGTATCTAAAATCAATGTTTTTGTTTCCGGAGACAATCTGGCCACCTGGACGAAGTTCACCGGCATGGACCCGGAGAACAACTTTGGAGAAGAGAATGCAGGCAAGATCCCTTTGCCCAAAAGATTCCTTGCAGGGGTACAGGTAACATTTTAATCTAAACACCGTAAAAACAAATGGCTATGAATATAAAACGGTTAAGCATCATTGGTATTACTTCGTTTATGCTGATCTGTTCCTGCAAAAGTGCATTGGACCTCAAGCCTAAAACCGATCTGGATGTTGAAAAGGCGTTGACAGGTTATGAAAACCTGAAAGCGGCGTTAAGTGGCGTGTATTCATTGGTGAACAACTATAAGTACTACGGTCCTTACCTGAACCTGGTAGAGCTGAGCACCGATAACGTGGAAGTGATGAAAGCCGGGAATAACGCGACTACCGCCGGTATTGAATGTTATTCGTTTAAGCGTACCGCTTCCATGATGGACATCCAGGCGTGGCAGAACGCTTATAAACCTATCTATCACGCCAATATGGTGATCAATGCCATAGCAGACAATGCTGCGCCCAATCTGTTGCAGTTAAAGGGGGAAGCCCTTTTCCTGCGTGCCATGTTGCATATGCAGCTGGTACAGGCATTTGGCAGGCCATATGTGCAAAACGGAGGCAGCAATCCGGGAGTGCCCTATATGGTTTCTACTGATCCGGCCTTGCTGCCGTTCAGAAATACCGTGAAAGAAGTGTATGCGCTTGCTGCTGCTGACTATGAAAAAGCAGCCGGCATGCTTTCTGAAACGAAGTCCAACGCCTATGCCGGCAAAACCGCTTGCTGGGCTGCCCTTGCCGATCTGTACCTGAATGCAGGGGATAATGCCAAAGCGCTCACCTATGCGGAAAAGGTCATCAACAGTAATCAATATTCGCTGGTGACCGGCAGCAATTATCTCACTTATTTCTCTACAGACCACAGCGGCGCAGCAGACAAAGAAACCATCTTTACCATTAAAAGCGTGGACGGGCAGGGCAAAGGGTTCTATGGCCTGGGCTATAGTTATACGCAAACAAAGTATGCCGCGGTTTCCGTGCCCCTGCTGAGTTTACTCAACGAAACAACGGGGGATGTGAGGCTGGCATTTTATACTAAGTTGCCTACCGCCAGCGGTGACAGGTATTTCACCAACAAGTTCATACAGAACGGCAACCCTGCGGTAAGTTCACCGGTAATTTATCGTTTGGCCGATATGTACCTGATACGCGCAGAAGCCAATGCTGCCGCCAATCCACAGGCAGCGCTGGACGATGTGAACCTGTTGCGTAAGCGTGCAGGCATTACCGGTAGTGGCCTGTATCAGCTGTCCGATCTTCATGGCCGGGCTAATGTGCTGCAGGTGGTACTGGATGAAGAAAGAATGGAGTTTGCCTTTGAGAACGGCCGTCGACGCGCCGCCTTGCTGCGCAACGGTTTGCCGGTTATCCGGGATTATGCCGGCAGCACAGTGCCGGGCAGTCATATTAACATTCCGGCCACAGACAACAGTATGATCTACCCGATCCCTGCAACAGAAGTTACTGTCAATCCCAATCTTACTCAAAATCCGTTTTAATCCGTCATATGAAAAAGATCACCACCACTATCATCGGGTGTATGGCGCTTACCGCCTTCACTTATGCCCAGGAGAAAAAACCTTTCGTGCTGCATGGGAAAATTGCCGGCCAGCCTGACGGTAAACTTTACGTGAGTTATGAAGATGTTGCCGGGAACAGAAATTTTGATTCCATTGCGTTGAAAAATGGCGGCTTCACACTCAAAGGGGAAATTGCCGGTACGGCTGTAGCTTATGTCCGCAATGCAAACCGGGACGCGAGTCCCGGCCTGGTGGTGCTGACGCCCGGCACGCAGCAGCTCGCCGCCGCAGGAAATAAAATCAGTCTGGCCAAAGTGACCGGGAACAATGCCAATGCCGGCGTAGAGGAGTTACAGCAGGATAAAACGCTCATTCAACAGCAACATCAATCGAGGCTGGATTCCATGCGGAATGAGAAAGATCACGAAGCCGCCGCCGCTATCCGCGAAAGACTGGCGCCTTTTTTTGAGGCAAATGACCAGGCAGACTATCACTATTTCCGGAAATATCCTACGTCCGTGCTGACAGCTTACCTGTTGCGCTACCATGTGGCAGACCTTCCGCTGGACACCCTGCAGCACTACTATGATAAACTGGGCGCAACCACACAACAGACCGCCTTCGCCAAACTTATCGCCGATGAGATCAACATGCTTCGTCATGGTTCGCCGGGGGCTATCGCCACAGATTTTACCGCAAAGGACATACAAGGCAAAGAACTATCACTGCACGACTACAAAGGCAAATATGTGCTGCTCGACTTTTGGGCCAGCTGGTGTGTGCCCTGCCGCAAAGGAAATCCTCATCTCAAAGAACTGTACCGACGTTACCAGTCCAAAGGCTGGGAAATCATCGGCGTCTCTGACGACGACAGAAACCAGAACGCCTGGAAAGCAGCCGTAGCCAAAGACGACCTGCCCTGGAAACATGTGCTGAGAGGCCTTGACATGTCCCGGTTGAAGGATAATCCTAATGATATTTCAAACAAATATGGTATTCATTCGTTGCCCACAAAAATCCTGATCGATCCCAAAGGCGTGATCATAGGGCGTTACGGCAGCGAAGGCGATGAGCTGGACAAGAAACTGAAAGAGATATACGGAGAATAAGCAAAAACCAACCAGTGTGAAAAGGCTGATCGGCAGGGCCGTTCAGCCTTTTTTTAAAGAATTTTTTTTCGATAGTTGTTTTTTATAAAAAAAATTCTACTTTTGCGACCCATTGGTGATTGCCCAATAGTATAATGGTAGTACGACAGATTTTGGTTCTGTTTGTCTTGGTTCGAATCCAGGTTGGGCAACAAAAAAGAGAGTAACTACCTCCCATTGAAAACTCTCAAAAATCTCAAGACCGCTACAAATATGTAGCGGTTTTTTTATTTCCCGTTATCAAAACCAATTGTCCATAAACGAACAGGGTGCGTTAAAACCGGACAACAGAACTTTCTGTAGTGTATTGATTATCATTTGTTTGTTGCAATGGCATTTTATTGGTGCCCTGGAAGTATCTTTCAAAAAAACGTCCCCCATGTTTCGTAATTATCTAAAAACCGCCTGGCGTAATGTACTTAACAATAAAGTCTACAGCACGCTCAATATTTTGGGGTTGGGTACCGGTATGGCCGTGGGTTTGCTGATCACCCTGTGGGTGATAAACGAATACTCCTATGATCGTTTTTTACCTGGTCATGAACATCTTTACCAGGTGATGAAGAACAACCCTGACAACAATGGGGGCGTGAGAACGGTGAGTACGGTATCGCTTCCGCTGGTAGATGCCTTGCGGAAAGATATCCCCGGTATTAAATATGTGGCCGTAACAGACTGGCCTATCAATCATGGGCTGATTGCCGGAGACAAAAAACTTTATATCAGGGGCAGCGGTGTGAGCGAGGATTATTTACGGATGTTCCGTTTTACCATGTTGGAAGGAGATGCCGCCAAAGCCTTACAGGACCCGTATTCTATTGTGTTGTGTGCTACTACTGCCAAAACGTTGTTTGGGACAACAGACGCCATCAACAAGATTGTCCGTATCGATAACCAGCACGATTTAAAGGTGACCGGCATTATTCAGGACGTACCGGCCAATTCCACGCTGCAGTTTCAGTACCTGATACCTTTTTCTTACCTGGTACAAACCCAGCCCTGGATGCAGGATGCCCGTAACGATTGGGGCGATAACTCTTCACAGGCTTTTGTGGCGCTGGAACCGGGCGTGTCTTTCGAAAAAGTGTCGGCACAGATAAAAGATATCATTCATCGTTACAGTCCTCGCAGGACAGAGCAGGTTTTCCTGCATCCGATGGACCGGTGGCGGCTTTACAGCAATTTTGAGAATGGGAAGGAGAGTGGCGGTTTTATCACTTATGTGCGGATGTTTACCCTGATAGGGATATTGGTGTTGCTGATTGCCTGCATCAATTTTATTAATCTGTCGACAGCCCGGTCAGAAAAGCGTGCCCGGGAAGTGGGCGTACGTAAGGCTATTGGCTCCGGGCGGCGTGACCTCGTATTGCAGTTCCTGCTGGAATCGCTACTGCTTACCAGCCTGGCCGCGGTATTGAGCATTGGTGTTTTACAACTGGCGTTGCCGGTTTTTAACCGCGTGATTGATGGTGAATTGTCTATCCCTTATCATCAGTTGCCGGCATGGGGCATATTATTGTTGTTCATTGTTGTTACCGCTGTGTTGGCGGGAAGCAGGCCTGCCTTTTACTTGTCTTCCTTTGAACCGGTAAAGGTGTTGAAGGGCGGTCATCAGGCGGGCCGGTCGGCGGTACTTCCCCGTAGAGTATTGGTAGTAGCGCAGTTTGCAGCGTCGGTGGCATTGATCATTAGTACTATCATTATCTATCAACAGATACAATATGCCAAAAAGCGGCCGGTAGGTTACAACACTTCCGGTTTGCTCTACACTTATATCAGCGAGGATATGAAGAAGAACTATCGCGCGCTGCGGGAGGAACTGTTGCAGACCGGTATGGTAGAAAGTGTGGTGAGGGCTTCCAATCCGGTAACGTCCATCTGGTCACGCACGGTGGTGGAAGAATGGAACGGCCGGCAGGGCAATCAGCCGCTGGTGGTGTCGGAAATTGGGATATCACCGGGCTATTTCTCAGCAATGGGCATGCAGCTGAAGGAAGGACGGGATTTTCATGAATTGCAGGCTGCAGATTCGGGTTATGTGATCATCAATGAAGCGGCGGTAAAGCGGATGGGACTTACTGCTCCGGTAACAGGTCAGCATATCAGCTGGCGGGGGAAGGTGCGTGTAGTCATTGCCGGTGTAGTAAAAGATGCAGTGATGGAATCTCCGTTTAAACCAGTGGAACCAGCAGTGTTCACCCACCAGGAAGATGATGCCGCTACCTTGTTGTACCGCTTGTCAGACAAGGCCGATGTACATACAGCGCTGGCGAAGATCACTCCTGTTTTCAATAAATATAATCCGGGATACGCCTACGACTATACGTTTACAGCTGATAGTTACGATAAGAAGTTTAAGCTGGAGGTGCTGTCCGGTAAGCTGGCCGCTGTTTTTGCCACGCTGGCTGTTTTTATTTCCTGTCTGGGCTTATTTGGCCTGGCAGCATTTATGGCAGCGCAGCGTACCCGTGAAATTGCCATCCGTAAAGTGATGGGAGCTTCCATCGTGCAGCTGTGGATGTTGTTATCGAAGGATTTTGTGCTGCTGGTGTTTATTGGTTGTTGTATAGCTGTGCCCGTAGCTTTTTACAGCCTGCAATACTGGCTGGACAAGTACGCCTATCGCATCGATATCGGGCCTGGCGTATTTGTAATAGCGGCCGGTGGTGCATTGGTCATCACCATCTGTACTATCAGCTATCAGACGGTCCGTGCGGCGCTGGTCAATCCGGTAAACAGCCTGAAAGCAGAATAAACCGGTTACATAAAAGGTTTCATCAGTTTTATGCTTGGCAGGTATTTCCGGATCATATCCACCAATTCTTTTCTAGTAAAGGGTTTTAACAGGAAGTCCGTTGCGCCGGCTGCTATAAATTCCTCCTGTTCCTGCAGGAATGTTTCTCCGGAGGAAACAATAGCGGGGATATAGCGGGTGGCGTCATTATCATTGGCTCGCAATGCCCGGAGGAAATTTTTTCCATCCATGACAGGCATTTTACCATCAGTGATGATCAGGTCTGGTGTGATCATCTTCAGCAATTCCAGGGCTTCAGCCCCGTTTTCCGCAAAGTAGGGCACTGCGCCCATGCTTTTAATCGCTGCGCGGAAAGCGGCCTGATTGAGTTTATCATCTTCCAGTACAAGGATAATATAGTCCTGGTATATTTCTTTTACCGGTTCAACATGACCTGCCTCCTGTACTTTATGACCTTCTTTCAGCGGGATGCTCAACGTGAAACTGGTAGTGCTGCCGGAAGCATCGGCGGTAATCGTGCCATTGATTTTTTCCACCAGTTGTTTGGTGATAGACAGTCCCAGTCCGGTGCTTTCCGATTTGTTTTCCCTGTTGGCGTGAGATACAAAGGGAAGGAAGATTTCATTGAGTTGTTCCGGATTCAGCGAACTGATATTGTGTGTTTCAATATGGATTTGCTCACCGGCTTTTAATACATTGAAGCGCACTACCGTGTTTTTGGCGGCGTATTTCAGCGCGTTGGACGCCAGGTTGTTGATGATTTTGCTGAGGATGGTATCGTCGGAGAGGATATATTCCGGTAGTTGGGCATCGTAGTTCAATACCACATTGATTTTCCGGGAAGACGCGATGGGGCGTTGCATCAGTATACATTCGTTGATGCATTCCCGTAGGTTAAAGCTCTCATTTTTTACTTCGTTGAACTGATTTTCTTCTATCTTGGCGAGGTCCAGCTGATTATTGATAATTTCCCTGATCAGGAGGGACGCCACCTGCAGATGTTCCGTTTCCTTACGGATAGCAGTTACCAGCGAGCTGTCATTCAGTTGTGCCACTTTTTCGTTGAGCCCCTCGGCGATACCCATGATAGAGGTCAGCGGCGTCCTGATTTCATGATTGGTTTCCCGCAGGTATTTTGTTTTGGCTTCGGACGCTTTTTTCAGTTCCGCCATCATGGTTCGCACCTGTTTGATATAGAAATAAAGCATGATACCATTGAGCGCCGTACCGGTCAGCACAACGATCAGCCGGATAGCCAGCATGCTGTTGTGGCTGAAAGC
This window contains:
- a CDS encoding RagB/SusD family nutrient uptake outer membrane protein, encoding MNIKRLSIIGITSFMLICSCKSALDLKPKTDLDVEKALTGYENLKAALSGVYSLVNNYKYYGPYLNLVELSTDNVEVMKAGNNATTAGIECYSFKRTASMMDIQAWQNAYKPIYHANMVINAIADNAAPNLLQLKGEALFLRAMLHMQLVQAFGRPYVQNGGSNPGVPYMVSTDPALLPFRNTVKEVYALAAADYEKAAGMLSETKSNAYAGKTACWAALADLYLNAGDNAKALTYAEKVINSNQYSLVTGSNYLTYFSTDHSGAADKETIFTIKSVDGQGKGFYGLGYSYTQTKYAAVSVPLLSLLNETTGDVRLAFYTKLPTASGDRYFTNKFIQNGNPAVSSPVIYRLADMYLIRAEANAAANPQAALDDVNLLRKRAGITGSGLYQLSDLHGRANVLQVVLDEERMEFAFENGRRRAALLRNGLPVIRDYAGSTVPGSHINIPATDNSMIYPIPATEVTVNPNLTQNPF
- a CDS encoding TlpA disulfide reductase family protein: MKKITTTIIGCMALTAFTYAQEKKPFVLHGKIAGQPDGKLYVSYEDVAGNRNFDSIALKNGGFTLKGEIAGTAVAYVRNANRDASPGLVVLTPGTQQLAAAGNKISLAKVTGNNANAGVEELQQDKTLIQQQHQSRLDSMRNEKDHEAAAAIRERLAPFFEANDQADYHYFRKYPTSVLTAYLLRYHVADLPLDTLQHYYDKLGATTQQTAFAKLIADEINMLRHGSPGAIATDFTAKDIQGKELSLHDYKGKYVLLDFWASWCVPCRKGNPHLKELYRRYQSKGWEIIGVSDDDRNQNAWKAAVAKDDLPWKHVLRGLDMSRLKDNPNDISNKYGIHSLPTKILIDPKGVIIGRYGSEGDELDKKLKEIYGE
- a CDS encoding ABC transporter permease; this encodes MFRNYLKTAWRNVLNNKVYSTLNILGLGTGMAVGLLITLWVINEYSYDRFLPGHEHLYQVMKNNPDNNGGVRTVSTVSLPLVDALRKDIPGIKYVAVTDWPINHGLIAGDKKLYIRGSGVSEDYLRMFRFTMLEGDAAKALQDPYSIVLCATTAKTLFGTTDAINKIVRIDNQHDLKVTGIIQDVPANSTLQFQYLIPFSYLVQTQPWMQDARNDWGDNSSQAFVALEPGVSFEKVSAQIKDIIHRYSPRRTEQVFLHPMDRWRLYSNFENGKESGGFITYVRMFTLIGILVLLIACINFINLSTARSEKRAREVGVRKAIGSGRRDLVLQFLLESLLLTSLAAVLSIGVLQLALPVFNRVIDGELSIPYHQLPAWGILLLFIVVTAVLAGSRPAFYLSSFEPVKVLKGGHQAGRSAVLPRRVLVVAQFAASVALIISTIIIYQQIQYAKKRPVGYNTSGLLYTYISEDMKKNYRALREELLQTGMVESVVRASNPVTSIWSRTVVEEWNGRQGNQPLVVSEIGISPGYFSAMGMQLKEGRDFHELQAADSGYVIINEAAVKRMGLTAPVTGQHISWRGKVRVVIAGVVKDAVMESPFKPVEPAVFTHQEDDAATLLYRLSDKADVHTALAKITPVFNKYNPGYAYDYTFTADSYDKKFKLEVLSGKLAAVFATLAVFISCLGLFGLAAFMAAQRTREIAIRKVMGASIVQLWMLLSKDFVLLVFIGCCIAVPVAFYSLQYWLDKYAYRIDIGPGVFVIAAGGALVITICTISYQTVRAALVNPVNSLKAE
- a CDS encoding hybrid sensor histidine kinase/response regulator, which codes for MKLTAYSDKPVSFFNTICLLLAVLSLTLGMAVFYLIDFAPAFYLELFVGILFFCLPLLHRRIGIDRVILIFFVVLDAALVFYGIVLGPISEIHLLAAFLMGASDLLMTSRKTRNLFWTYVGAMVVLLELNYTFHWFKPIAFSHNSMLAIRLIVVLTGTALNGIMLYFYIKQVRTMMAELKKASEAKTKYLRETNHEIRTPLTSIMGIAEGLNEKVAQLNDSSLVTAIRKETEHLQVASLLIREIINNQLDLAKIEENQFNEVKNESFNLRECINECILMQRPIASSRKINVVLNYDAQLPEYILSDDTILSKIINNLASNALKYAAKNTVVRFNVLKAGEQIHIETHNISSLNPEQLNEIFLPFVSHANRENKSESTGLGLSITKQLVEKINGTITADASGSTTSFTLSIPLKEGHKVQEAGHVEPVKEIYQDYIILVLEDDKLNQAAFRAAIKSMGAVPYFAENGAEALELLKMITPDLIITDGKMPVMDGKNFLRALRANDNDATRYIPAIVSSGETFLQEQEEFIAAGATDFLLKPFTRKELVDMIRKYLPSIKLMKPFM